The following coding sequences are from one Bradyrhizobium sp. 200 window:
- the tesB gene encoding acyl-CoA thioesterase II → MSKGLIDLISILDLEPLEVNLFRGNSPKTSWQRVFGGQVIGQAMVAACRTVEGRLPHSIHCYFILPGDPQIPIIYQVERLRDGKSYSTRRVTAIQHGNAIFSIMVSFHGEEEGAFDHQEKMPDVPPPEKLTAEEVAKQPMFREMPEFIRRYYESDRPIELRPVELGRYFGQKIDDGRIHVWIRTAAKLPDDPALHLCALAYASDFSLLDAVMARYGRTLFDKRMMPASLDHAMWFHRPFRADEWLLYAQDSPSAQGGRGLTRGLIFKPDGTLVASVAQEGSVRQRK, encoded by the coding sequence ATGTCCAAGGGCCTGATTGACCTGATTTCCATTCTCGATCTGGAGCCGCTGGAGGTGAACCTGTTCCGCGGCAACAGCCCGAAAACGAGCTGGCAGCGGGTGTTCGGCGGGCAGGTGATCGGGCAGGCGATGGTGGCGGCTTGCCGCACCGTCGAAGGCCGCCTGCCGCATTCGATCCATTGCTATTTCATCCTGCCCGGCGACCCCCAGATTCCGATCATCTATCAGGTCGAGCGCTTGCGCGACGGCAAGAGCTATTCGACCAGGCGCGTCACCGCGATCCAGCACGGCAACGCGATCTTCTCCATCATGGTGTCGTTCCACGGCGAAGAAGAAGGCGCCTTCGACCACCAGGAAAAGATGCCCGACGTGCCGCCGCCGGAAAAACTCACCGCCGAGGAAGTGGCGAAACAGCCGATGTTCCGCGAAATGCCGGAATTCATCCGCCGCTATTATGAATCCGACCGGCCGATCGAACTGCGTCCGGTCGAACTCGGCCGCTACTTCGGCCAGAAGATCGACGACGGGCGCATCCATGTCTGGATTCGCACCGCGGCCAAGCTGCCCGACGATCCGGCGCTGCATCTGTGCGCGCTGGCCTATGCGTCGGATTTCTCGCTGCTCGATGCGGTGATGGCGCGCTACGGTCGCACGCTGTTCGACAAGCGGATGATGCCGGCGAGCCTCGACCATGCGATGTGGTTTCACCGGCCGTTCCGCGCCGACGAATGGCTGCTCTACGCACAGGACTCGCCGAGCGCGCAAGGCGGCCGCGGATTGACCCGCGGCCTGATCTTCAAGCCCGACGGCACGCTGGTGGCGTCGGTGGCCCAGGAAGGCTCGGTGCGCCAGCGCAAGTAA
- a CDS encoding ubiquinone biosynthesis hydroxylase: protein MAAQRSIVICGGAFAGLALALALRQGLGADIPVIVADPALAMRPSRDPRATAIVAACRRLFEALGVWDQVAADSQAILDMVVTDSSLEDATRPVFLTFAGDVEPGEPFAHMVENRRLIDALVARAEAEGIDLQATAVSTYDSRSDGVTVTLADGNVIEASLLVAADGARSRLRERAGIATHGWDYDQSGIVVTVGHERDHHGRAEEHFLPAGPFAILPLTGKRSSLVWTEKRAEAARITALSEAEFHDELEKRFGLHLGEIKALDKPRAFPLGYFVARSFIAERLALVGDAAHVIHPIAGQGLNMGLKDVAALAEVVVDAARLGIDPGQADVLDRYQRWRRFDTMAMGLATNSLNFLFSNESTLLRTVRDIGLGLVDRAPPLKSLFIRQAAGLSGEVPRLLKGETL from the coding sequence ATGGCGGCACAGCGAAGCATTGTCATCTGCGGCGGCGCCTTTGCCGGGCTGGCGCTGGCGCTGGCGCTCCGTCAGGGCCTTGGCGCGGATATTCCCGTCATCGTGGCCGATCCGGCGCTGGCTATGCGGCCGAGCCGCGATCCGCGGGCGACCGCGATTGTGGCTGCGTGCCGGCGGTTGTTCGAGGCGCTCGGCGTCTGGGACCAGGTGGCAGCGGATTCGCAAGCCATCCTCGACATGGTCGTCACCGATTCCAGTCTGGAAGACGCCACCCGTCCGGTGTTCCTGACCTTTGCGGGAGATGTCGAGCCTGGCGAGCCCTTCGCCCACATGGTTGAAAACCGCCGGCTGATCGATGCGCTGGTCGCGCGTGCCGAGGCTGAAGGCATCGATCTCCAGGCCACGGCCGTTTCGACCTACGATTCGCGTTCCGATGGCGTCACCGTGACGCTCGCGGACGGCAATGTCATTGAGGCAAGCCTGCTGGTCGCCGCCGATGGCGCACGCTCGCGGCTGCGCGAGCGCGCCGGCATTGCCACCCATGGCTGGGATTACGATCAATCCGGCATCGTCGTCACCGTCGGCCATGAGCGCGACCATCACGGCCGCGCCGAAGAGCATTTCCTTCCTGCAGGGCCGTTCGCGATCCTGCCGCTGACCGGCAAGCGCTCGTCGCTGGTGTGGACCGAGAAGCGCGCTGAAGCCGCACGCATCACCGCGTTGAGCGAAGCCGAATTCCACGACGAACTGGAGAAGCGCTTCGGGCTGCACCTCGGCGAGATCAAGGCACTCGACAAGCCGCGCGCGTTTCCGCTCGGCTATTTCGTTGCGCGCTCGTTCATCGCCGAGCGGCTGGCGCTGGTCGGCGACGCCGCGCACGTCATCCATCCGATCGCGGGGCAGGGCCTCAACATGGGCCTGAAGGATGTCGCGGCGCTGGCCGAAGTCGTGGTCGATGCGGCCCGGCTCGGCATCGATCCCGGGCAGGCCGATGTGCTCGACCGCTACCAGCGCTGGCGGCGCTTCGACACCATGGCAATGGGGCTCGCCACCAATTCGCTGAACTTCCTGTTCTCGAACGAATCCACGCTGCTACGTACCGTGCGGGATATCGGGCTTGGCCTCGTCGATCGCGCGCCGCCGCTGAAGAGCCTGTTCATCCGCCAGGCCGCGGGACTGTCGGGCGAAGTGCCGCGGCTGTTGAAGGGCGAGACGTTGTAA
- a CDS encoding Trm112 family protein, whose protein sequence is MNATPERLDGTVDPKLLEILVCPVTKGPLEFDSTRQELISRSAKLAYPIRDGIPIMLPEEARKIE, encoded by the coding sequence ATGAACGCCACGCCCGAACGCCTCGACGGCACCGTCGATCCAAAATTGCTGGAGATCCTGGTCTGTCCGGTCACCAAGGGTCCGCTGGAATTCGATTCGACCCGGCAGGAACTGATCTCGCGCTCCGCCAAGCTCGCTTATCCCATTCGCGACGGCATCCCGATCATGCTGCCGGAAGAGGCAAGGAAGATCGAGTGA
- a CDS encoding TetR/AcrR family transcriptional regulator, with the protein MNDQLSAKDWLDQGLKALAGRGFTALKAEPLAKAMGVSRGSFYWHFADIGAFHAAILARWHEVAAEQIIANVEAASKNENPLALLLRRVFDERLTLERAVRTWASVDPAARAAVQAIDRRRLSYVERLLTQSGLPVDVARARAQILYWAFLGFALSDQPLPKARQQAVLDELVRIAAS; encoded by the coding sequence ATGAACGATCAGCTCTCGGCAAAGGACTGGCTCGACCAGGGCCTGAAGGCATTGGCGGGCCGCGGCTTCACCGCGCTGAAGGCGGAACCCTTGGCCAAGGCGATGGGGGTATCGCGCGGCAGTTTCTATTGGCATTTCGCCGATATCGGCGCGTTTCACGCCGCGATCCTGGCGCGCTGGCACGAGGTGGCGGCCGAGCAGATCATCGCCAATGTCGAGGCGGCCTCGAAAAACGAGAACCCGCTCGCGCTGCTGCTGCGCCGCGTGTTCGACGAACGCTTGACGCTGGAGCGGGCCGTCCGCACCTGGGCAAGCGTCGATCCTGCCGCCCGCGCCGCGGTGCAGGCGATCGACCGGCGGCGGCTGAGCTATGTCGAAAGACTTTTGACGCAATCCGGATTGCCAGTGGATGTGGCCCGCGCTCGCGCCCAAATTCTCTATTGGGCTTTTCTCGGCTTTGCTCTGTCGGACCAGCCCTTGCCGAAAGCACGGCAACAGGCCGTGCTCGACGAACTGGTCCGGATCGCGGCGTCATGA
- a CDS encoding LON peptidase substrate-binding domain-containing protein has translation MPINAEYRGPGELPEIVPVFPLPGALLLPRGQMPLNIFEPRYLAMVDDALRDGHRLIGMIQPDISHSRDEARPELFRVGCVGRITQLAESGDGRYILELTGVARFKVIEEISALTAYRQCKVDFFPYADDFVARKGEEAVDRTALLDVLTDFLNANNLKVDWEGIESAPNEALVNALAMMSPYGPAEKQAMLEAPDLKTRAEILIAVTEMDLAKKRTSGDTGLQ, from the coding sequence ATGCCGATCAATGCCGAATACCGCGGACCCGGCGAGCTTCCCGAAATCGTTCCGGTGTTTCCGTTGCCAGGCGCGCTGTTGCTGCCGCGCGGCCAGATGCCGCTCAATATTTTCGAGCCGCGCTATCTGGCGATGGTGGACGACGCGCTGCGCGACGGTCACCGGCTGATCGGGATGATCCAGCCGGATATTTCCCACAGCAGAGACGAGGCAAGGCCCGAGCTGTTCCGGGTCGGCTGCGTCGGCCGCATCACTCAGCTCGCCGAATCCGGCGACGGCCGCTACATCCTCGAGCTGACCGGCGTTGCCCGCTTCAAGGTGATCGAGGAAATCTCGGCGCTGACCGCCTATCGGCAGTGCAAGGTGGACTTCTTTCCCTATGCCGACGATTTCGTCGCGCGCAAAGGCGAAGAGGCCGTCGACCGCACGGCCCTGCTCGACGTGCTGACTGATTTTCTCAACGCCAACAATCTGAAGGTGGATTGGGAAGGCATCGAGAGCGCGCCGAACGAGGCGCTGGTCAACGCGCTGGCGATGATGTCGCCCTATGGTCCGGCGGAGAAGCAGGCGATGCTGGAGGCGCCCGACCTGAAAACCCGCGCCGAGATCCTGATCGCGGTGACCGAAATGGACCTCGCCAAGAAGCGCACCAGCGGCGATACGGGGCTGCAGTAG